One genomic segment of Amycolatopsis sp. WQ 127309 includes these proteins:
- a CDS encoding class I SAM-dependent methyltransferase: MSDPTADIRARQAASFGSRAGAYAEHRPDYSREAIEWGLAGADCTPRRVLDLGAGTGKVTASLVDLGLDVTAVEPDPGMLAELSRLLPAVTALEGSAERIPLPGAAVDAIFVGQAFHWFDVGPAMTEMARVLRPGGVFVPMWNYEDESVPWVAEFTETASMGWRRPDTDGDRQPATHPAFTSFESGRFHHAHRRTAESLLETLQTYSRVIISDPAESAPLVARVRHFLETNPATASGEFDLPLITWTFRSRRR, encoded by the coding sequence GTGAGTGATCCCACAGCGGACATCCGCGCCCGGCAAGCCGCTTCCTTCGGTTCACGCGCCGGCGCGTACGCCGAGCACCGGCCCGACTACTCGCGAGAGGCCATCGAGTGGGGCCTCGCCGGGGCGGACTGCACCCCCCGGCGGGTGCTCGACCTCGGCGCCGGAACGGGCAAGGTCACGGCGAGCCTGGTCGATCTCGGCCTCGACGTCACCGCCGTCGAACCCGACCCGGGAATGCTGGCCGAACTGTCCCGCCTGCTGCCGGCGGTGACGGCGCTGGAGGGGAGCGCGGAACGGATCCCGCTGCCCGGCGCGGCCGTCGACGCGATTTTCGTCGGCCAGGCGTTCCACTGGTTCGACGTCGGGCCCGCGATGACCGAAATGGCGCGGGTGCTGCGCCCGGGCGGGGTGTTCGTGCCGATGTGGAACTACGAGGACGAATCGGTGCCGTGGGTGGCGGAGTTCACCGAAACCGCGAGCATGGGGTGGCGCCGCCCGGACACCGACGGCGACCGGCAGCCGGCCACCCATCCGGCGTTCACATCGTTCGAGAGCGGCCGCTTCCACCACGCCCACCGGCGGACGGCGGAGAGCCTGCTCGAAACGCTGCAGACCTATTCACGCGTGATCATCTCGGACCCGGCGGAGTCCGCGCCGCTGGTCGCCCGCGTCCGCCACTTCCTGGAGACGAACCCCGCGACGGCGTCCGGCGAGTTCGACCTGCCGCTGATCACCTGGACGTTCCGCAGCCGGCGCCGCTGA
- a CDS encoding DUF6640 family protein, with protein MRTKSWGRALISLTSLVTAAGPYRADWNETHVKNPAWPPHAKFHNGQTMSLGLALGVTSLWQLWRAPSSREGLDAGAALASLYWLTQISALAYPGSKAVDPPGTAKFPQAAIAFPALAVTALGYVLERRRLARG; from the coding sequence ATGCGTACCAAATCCTGGGGCCGGGCACTGATCTCCCTGACGTCGCTCGTGACCGCGGCCGGCCCCTACCGGGCCGACTGGAACGAGACCCACGTGAAGAACCCGGCCTGGCCACCGCACGCGAAGTTCCACAACGGCCAGACGATGAGCCTCGGGCTCGCGCTCGGCGTCACGAGCCTGTGGCAGCTCTGGCGGGCACCCTCGTCCCGGGAGGGGCTCGACGCGGGCGCCGCACTGGCTTCGCTGTACTGGCTGACGCAGATCTCGGCGCTGGCCTACCCGGGCTCGAAGGCCGTCGACCCGCCGGGGACGGCGAAGTTCCCGCAGGCGGCGATCGCGTTCCCGGCGCTGGCCGTGACGGCGCTGGGCTACGTTCTCGAACGCCGGCGCCTGGCGCGGGGCTAA
- a CDS encoding type III pantothenate kinase, which produces MLLTVDVGNTNIVLGLYSGTELAGDWRMRTDARMTADELALTVRGLLGPHADDVTGISALSTVPAVLRELRVMLSRYYAKVPKIVVEPGVRTGVPLLVDNPKEVGADRLANTLAAHHLHSDTACVVVDFGTSTNVDAISARGEFLGGAFAPGIEISVDALAARAAALRKVELVPPRSVIGKNTVECLQSGILYGFAGQVDGLVRRIVRELSPGGREPVAVLATGGLAPLVISESETITDHVPDLTLLGLRLVYERNIRP; this is translated from the coding sequence TTGCTGCTCACCGTCGACGTCGGCAACACGAACATCGTGCTGGGGCTCTATTCCGGCACCGAGCTCGCAGGCGACTGGCGCATGCGCACCGACGCGCGGATGACCGCCGACGAGCTCGCGCTGACCGTGCGCGGGCTCCTCGGCCCGCACGCGGACGACGTCACGGGGATCAGCGCGTTGTCGACGGTGCCGGCGGTGCTGCGCGAACTGCGCGTGATGCTTTCGCGCTACTACGCGAAAGTGCCGAAGATCGTCGTCGAGCCGGGGGTGCGCACGGGTGTGCCCCTGCTCGTCGACAACCCGAAGGAAGTGGGCGCGGACCGGCTGGCGAACACGCTGGCCGCGCACCACCTGCACAGCGACACGGCGTGCGTCGTCGTCGACTTCGGCACGTCGACCAACGTGGACGCGATCTCGGCCCGCGGCGAGTTCCTGGGCGGCGCGTTCGCCCCCGGGATCGAGATCTCGGTGGACGCGCTGGCCGCGCGCGCGGCGGCGCTGCGGAAGGTCGAGCTGGTGCCGCCGCGGTCGGTGATCGGCAAGAACACGGTGGAGTGCCTGCAGTCGGGCATCCTGTACGGCTTCGCGGGCCAGGTCGACGGCCTGGTCCGGCGGATCGTCCGCGAGCTGTCCCCGGGCGGCCGGGAACCGGTGGCGGTGCTCGCCACCGGTGGCCTGGCGCCGCTGGTGATCAGCGAGTCGGAGACGATCACGGACCACGTCCCGGACCTGACCCTGCTCGGGCTGCGCCTGGTCTACGAGCGCAACATCCGCCCTTAG
- the panD gene encoding aspartate 1-decarboxylase, translated as MYRTMLKSKIHRVTVTQADLHYVGSVTVDEDLMEAADLLPGEQVSIVDVTNGSRLETYVIKGERGSGVLGINGAAAHLVHPGDLVILISYGQMDDAEAATYEPRVVFVDADNRIVHRHTDPGHAPEGSGLLSGTVTLPEEETAIFPVAETADARRLDALLHAES; from the coding sequence ATGTACCGCACCATGCTCAAGTCGAAGATCCACCGGGTCACCGTCACCCAGGCCGACCTGCACTACGTCGGCTCGGTCACCGTCGACGAGGACCTGATGGAGGCCGCGGACCTGCTGCCGGGGGAACAGGTGTCCATTGTGGACGTCACCAACGGCTCGCGGCTGGAGACCTACGTCATCAAGGGGGAACGCGGCAGCGGCGTGCTCGGCATCAACGGCGCCGCGGCCCACCTGGTGCACCCCGGTGACCTGGTCATCCTGATCTCCTACGGCCAGATGGATGACGCCGAGGCCGCGACGTACGAACCGCGCGTGGTGTTCGTCGACGCGGACAACCGGATCGTCCACCGGCACACCGATCCCGGCCACGCGCCGGAGGGTTCCGGGCTGCTCAGCGGCACGGTGACCCTGCCGGAGGAGGAGACGGCGATCTTCCCGGTGGCCGAGACGGCGGACGCCCGCCGGCTCGACGCGTTGCTGCACGCGGAAAGCTGA
- the panC gene encoding pantoate--beta-alanine ligase yields the protein MTTPKFSRGTLNTFASPEQMSQVSRALHGVGCKLALVPTMGALHAGHRELIRRAKRLPNNVVATSIFVNPLQFGEGEDFEAYPRPLEADLAVLDEDGVEIAFTPAADALYAEGAAVTVHPGPLGDELEGVVRPGHFAGVLTVVAKLFNLLRPDYALFGEKDYQQLVLIKRMVRDLNIGTHVIGVPTVRERDGLALSSRNVYLTPEQREDAIVLSAALTAGAFVGRDGAEAVLETAWKTLAARPAVEVDYLELRGTDLGPAPVDGEARLLIAARVGSTRLIDNVPVLLGAAVDHPAQPERDAGE from the coding sequence GTGACCACACCGAAATTCAGCCGCGGCACCCTGAACACCTTCGCCTCGCCCGAGCAGATGAGCCAGGTCAGCCGGGCCCTGCACGGCGTCGGGTGCAAGCTGGCGCTCGTGCCGACCATGGGCGCGCTGCACGCCGGGCACCGCGAGCTGATCCGCCGCGCCAAGCGGCTGCCGAACAACGTCGTGGCCACGTCGATCTTCGTCAACCCGCTGCAGTTCGGCGAGGGCGAGGACTTCGAGGCCTACCCGCGTCCGCTGGAGGCCGACCTGGCCGTGCTGGACGAGGACGGCGTCGAAATCGCCTTCACCCCGGCCGCCGACGCGCTGTACGCCGAGGGTGCCGCCGTCACCGTGCACCCCGGTCCGCTCGGCGACGAGCTCGAAGGCGTCGTCCGGCCCGGCCACTTCGCCGGCGTGCTGACCGTCGTGGCGAAGCTGTTCAACCTGCTCCGTCCGGACTACGCGCTCTTCGGCGAAAAGGACTACCAGCAACTGGTCCTGATCAAGCGGATGGTGCGCGACCTGAACATCGGCACGCACGTGATCGGCGTGCCGACCGTGCGTGAACGCGACGGGCTCGCGCTGTCGTCGCGCAACGTCTACCTCACGCCTGAGCAGCGTGAGGACGCCATCGTCCTGTCGGCCGCCCTCACCGCGGGGGCGTTCGTCGGCCGGGACGGGGCGGAAGCGGTCCTCGAGACCGCGTGGAAGACCCTCGCCGCGCGGCCCGCGGTCGAGGTGGATTACCTGGAGTTGAGGGGAACCGACCTCGGGCCCGCGCCCGTCGATGGTGAAGCAAGACTGTTGATCGCGGCCCGGGTGGGGAGTACCCGGCTGATCGACAACGTCCCGGTGTTGCTCGGTGCGGCGGTTGACCACCCAGCGCAGCCGGAGCGGGACGCAGGGGAATAG
- a CDS encoding Rossmann-like and DUF2520 domain-containing protein, with the protein MEREQRESANHERPQAHAMMRPARLAVGVVSAGRVGSVLGAALARAGHTVVAASGLSAASLARAERLLPDVPILPPDETVRRADLVVLALPDDALAGMVRGLVATKSLRPGQIVVHTSGAQGIDVLAPAAEAGALPLALHPVMTFTGREEDLERLAACSIGVTATADDEAAWNVGEALAVEMGAEPVRIPDSARALYHAALTHGANHLMTLVADCAEVLREAGIGHSERLVAPLLSAALDNVLRHGDRALTGPVARGDIGTVRKHLEVLGDRAPDVAPAYRALAKRTAERSVAAGLLDTAAAKELTDLLDDPAEGHPDQ; encoded by the coding sequence CTGGAACGAGAGCAGAGGGAGTCTGCCAACCATGAGCGTCCACAGGCGCACGCCATGATGAGACCTGCTCGCCTCGCGGTCGGGGTCGTTTCCGCCGGCCGGGTGGGCAGTGTGCTCGGTGCCGCCTTGGCCCGGGCGGGCCACACGGTGGTCGCCGCGTCCGGCCTGTCCGCCGCGTCGCTGGCCCGCGCCGAACGCCTCCTCCCCGACGTGCCCATCCTGCCGCCCGACGAAACCGTCCGGCGGGCGGACCTGGTCGTGCTCGCCCTCCCCGACGACGCGCTGGCCGGCATGGTCCGCGGCCTGGTCGCCACCAAGTCGCTGCGACCGGGCCAGATCGTCGTGCACACCTCCGGCGCGCAGGGCATCGACGTCCTGGCGCCCGCGGCCGAGGCCGGGGCGCTCCCGCTGGCCCTGCACCCGGTGATGACGTTCACCGGCCGCGAGGAAGACCTCGAACGGCTGGCGGCGTGCAGCATCGGCGTCACGGCGACGGCCGACGACGAAGCGGCGTGGAACGTCGGCGAAGCGCTGGCCGTCGAGATGGGTGCCGAGCCCGTGCGCATCCCCGACTCCGCGCGAGCGCTCTACCACGCTGCGTTGACCCACGGCGCGAACCACCTGATGACGCTGGTCGCGGACTGCGCGGAAGTCTTGCGCGAAGCGGGAATCGGGCATTCCGAACGCCTGGTCGCACCACTGCTTTCGGCCGCGTTGGATAATGTGCTCCGACACGGCGACCGCGCGCTCACCGGCCCGGTCGCCCGTGGCGACATCGGCACCGTCCGCAAGCACCTCGAGGTGCTGGGGGACCGGGCGCCGGACGTCGCACCGGCCTACCGCGCGCTGGCCAAGCGCACGGCGGAGCGTTCCGTGGCCGCCGGGCTGCTCGACACCGCGGCCGCCAAGGAACTCACCGACCTCCTCGACGATCCCGCCGAAGGGCATCCAGACCAGTGA